One genomic window of Bacillus mycoides includes the following:
- a CDS encoding glycoside hydrolase family 36 protein, which translates to MITQKVNIEAIHEESVKVKIDQREENGVLFVHIHIGSEQPIQFPKVNLVWHHPIVDIQSYWHPGSSRSKSFGVDWDGGFSSKATVLAPVGCFYNQEGQNRLAVAYSNAMDTVNFNLGVHEETGTMKAQITLFTEPSKVQSSYDGVIRVDMRDIPYYQAIQDISVWYEEMDGYGPSFVPETAKLPMYSTWYSFHQDISDDEIEKQCEIAKQLGCGAVIVDDGWQTEDDHRGYAYCGDWEVSPKRIVGMREHVERVHDLGMKYLLWYSVPFVGIYSKTWERFRSKILYFSDNLQAGVLDPRYPEVREYLISTYEKALKEWNLDGFKFDFIDLFDLNRAKGQAIQFDPERDYESVQEAVDRLFTDIMESLKLIKPSIMVEFRQRYIGPYMRKYGNIFRVGDCPNDAITNRVGIMDLRLLSGNTAVHSDMIMWSPEDTTENAALQLINVIFGVPQFSMRFEKLNKDHFEMAKFWLRFSKKYQDVLLNGDLKPTAPELLYPIVETVNDSTRLIAIYADVCIKTGTNIPEEFIIVNGTLNEEFILDLETDLFNITIETYSCTGKLIRKHKTDLSKGLHRMETEKSGVLIFRKA; encoded by the coding sequence AGAAGAAAATGGAGTTTTATTTGTTCATATTCATATAGGGTCAGAACAACCCATTCAATTCCCAAAAGTTAATTTAGTTTGGCATCACCCAATTGTTGATATTCAATCATATTGGCATCCAGGATCCTCCCGTAGTAAAAGTTTCGGTGTGGATTGGGATGGAGGTTTTTCTTCTAAAGCAACAGTATTAGCCCCGGTTGGCTGTTTCTATAATCAAGAAGGACAAAACAGGCTGGCTGTAGCATATTCCAATGCGATGGATACTGTTAATTTTAATTTGGGCGTCCACGAAGAAACTGGAACGATGAAAGCGCAAATCACATTATTTACAGAGCCATCCAAAGTTCAATCATCCTATGATGGAGTGATTCGAGTCGATATGAGGGATATTCCTTATTATCAAGCAATCCAAGATATTTCCGTGTGGTATGAGGAAATGGATGGATATGGGCCATCCTTTGTTCCAGAAACTGCGAAGCTTCCTATGTATTCGACATGGTATAGCTTCCATCAGGACATATCTGATGATGAAATCGAGAAACAATGTGAGATTGCGAAACAGTTAGGTTGTGGGGCTGTTATCGTTGACGATGGCTGGCAGACAGAAGATGATCATCGTGGTTATGCTTATTGTGGAGATTGGGAAGTGTCTCCTAAAAGAATTGTGGGCATGAGGGAACATGTTGAGAGGGTACATGATTTGGGGATGAAATATTTATTGTGGTATAGTGTACCATTTGTGGGAATCTATTCAAAGACATGGGAGCGATTCCGAAGTAAAATTTTATATTTCAGTGATAATCTCCAAGCAGGAGTTTTGGATCCACGTTACCCAGAAGTCAGGGAATATTTGATATCCACTTACGAAAAAGCTCTGAAAGAGTGGAATCTAGACGGATTTAAATTTGATTTTATTGATTTATTTGATTTAAATCGAGCGAAGGGACAAGCAATTCAATTTGATCCAGAACGGGATTATGAATCCGTACAGGAAGCGGTGGATCGTCTATTTACTGATATTATGGAAAGTTTAAAATTAATTAAGCCATCCATTATGGTTGAATTCAGACAAAGATATATCGGACCTTATATGAGGAAATATGGAAATATTTTCAGGGTAGGAGATTGCCCGAATGATGCAATTACAAACCGTGTTGGTATTATGGATCTACGCTTGCTATCAGGAAACACTGCTGTTCATTCCGATATGATTATGTGGAGTCCAGAAGATACGACTGAAAATGCGGCACTGCAATTAATCAATGTTATTTTTGGTGTACCGCAATTTTCCATGCGTTTTGAAAAATTAAATAAAGATCATTTTGAAATGGCAAAGTTTTGGCTAAGGTTTTCGAAAAAATACCAAGACGTATTATTAAATGGTGATTTAAAGCCTACTGCACCAGAATTACTTTATCCGATAGTAGAAACTGTGAATGACTCAACCAGACTAATCGCCATTTACGCAGATGTTTGTATTAAGACTGGTACCAATATTCCCGAGGAATTTATTATTGTAAATGGCACTTTAAACGAGGAGTTCATCCTAGATTTAGAAACAGATCTTTTCAATATAACAATTGAGACATACAGCTGCACTGGCAAATTAATCCGAAAACATAAAACCGATCTATCCAAAGGGTTACATAGGATGGAGACAGAGAAATCTGGAGTTCTAATTTTTAGAAAAGCCTAA
- a CDS encoding alpha-glucosidase/alpha-galactosidase yields MSKITFIGAGSTVFAKNVLGDCMLVPALEGFEFALYDIDLQRLKDSENMLTNLKESLNKNIQIKAYLDRKEALKDAKYVINAIQVGGYKPSTVIDFEIPKKYGLRQTIADTVGIGGIFRNLRTIPVLLDFAKDMEEVCPNALFLNYTNPMAVLTGVMNRFTSIKTVGLCHSVQSCTSELFKSLGMDSEGVQEKIAGINHMAWLLEVTRNGENLYPEIKRRAREKQKIKHHDMVRFELMDKFGYYVTESSEHNAEYHPYFIKSRYPELIEKYNIPLDEYPRRCEQQIKRWETMREELVNNKALDHVRSKEYGSGIIEAIETNIPFKFNGNILNTGRLISNLPEKACVEVTCIADRSGITPTYVGDLPEQLAALNRTNINTQLLTIEAAITRKREYIYQAAMLDPHTAAELSLDDIVSLCDDLIEAHGEWLPEFKKKEEIAFNL; encoded by the coding sequence ATGTCAAAGATTACTTTTATAGGTGCAGGTAGCACGGTATTTGCGAAAAATGTTCTTGGTGATTGTATGCTTGTTCCAGCGTTAGAGGGATTTGAATTCGCACTATATGACATTGATTTGCAAAGGTTAAAAGATTCCGAGAATATGTTGACCAACTTGAAAGAAAGCTTGAATAAAAATATTCAAATTAAAGCCTATTTAGATCGAAAGGAAGCGCTTAAGGACGCAAAATACGTCATTAATGCCATTCAAGTGGGTGGTTATAAGCCAAGCACAGTGATTGATTTTGAAATTCCTAAGAAATATGGTTTACGGCAGACGATTGCTGACACGGTAGGGATAGGCGGTATCTTTCGTAATCTCCGAACCATTCCTGTGCTGCTAGATTTTGCAAAGGACATGGAAGAGGTTTGTCCTAATGCCCTCTTTCTAAATTACACCAATCCTATGGCGGTATTAACAGGCGTGATGAATCGTTTTACATCAATTAAAACAGTGGGTCTATGTCACAGCGTTCAAAGTTGTACAAGCGAACTATTCAAATCATTGGGCATGGATTCTGAAGGTGTTCAAGAAAAGATTGCAGGAATTAACCATATGGCATGGCTATTGGAAGTAACAAGAAATGGTGAGAATCTCTATCCAGAAATTAAAAGAAGGGCAAGAGAAAAGCAAAAAATAAAACATCATGACATGGTGAGATTTGAATTGATGGATAAGTTTGGATATTATGTGACCGAATCATCTGAGCATAACGCCGAGTATCATCCGTACTTTATCAAATCTAGATATCCGGAGTTAATCGAAAAATACAATATTCCCCTTGATGAATATCCACGCCGTTGTGAACAGCAAATCAAGAGGTGGGAAACCATGCGGGAGGAATTAGTCAATAATAAGGCATTAGACCATGTACGCTCAAAAGAATATGGTTCAGGTATCATTGAAGCCATTGAAACGAATATCCCATTTAAATTTAATGGAAATATACTAAATACCGGAAGATTGATTAGCAACTTACCTGAAAAAGCCTGTGTGGAAGTTACGTGTATAGCAGATCGAAGTGGCATAACTCCAACGTATGTTGGAGATCTCCCTGAGCAGCTTGCTGCATTAAACCGTACCAATATTAATACGCAGCTGCTAACCATTGAAGCCGCCATTACACGTAAACGAGAATATATTTACCAGGCGGCGATGCTAGATCCCCACACGGCCGCAGAATTGTCATTGGATGATATTGTTTCCCTTTGTGATGATTTAATAGAGGCACATGGAGAGTGGCTTCCAGAATTTAAGAAAAAAGAGGAGATTGCCTTCAACTTGTAG
- a CDS encoding galactokinase, with the protein MEKKRELALKFAEVFGPQETTQYFSPGRINLIGEHTDYNGGYVFPASITYGTYGVARRREDDRVLVYSTNFKEIGVISFTLNELDYDKNANWANYVKGVILTLKESGHKIDCGFELLVEGTIPNGAGLSSSASLELLVGVVLEDLYNLDVTRLELVKMGKKVENEFIGVNSGIMDQFSIGFGEKDKAILLDTNTLEYEMVPVVLDDYAIVIMNTNKRRELADSKYNERRAECEEALARLQTKLEIHALGELSEAEFDGNQNLIGDEVLIKRAKHAVYENERTKKAKAALTAGDLEEFGKLLNASHTSLRDDYEVTGIELDTLVATAQKQEGVLGARMTGAGFGGCAIALVKESETHTFKNNVYDEYIKVVGYAPVFYVAHIGSGTKVIG; encoded by the coding sequence ATGGAAAAGAAACGTGAACTAGCTTTAAAATTTGCTGAGGTATTTGGACCTCAAGAAACAACTCAATATTTTTCTCCAGGACGTATCAACTTAATCGGAGAACATACAGACTATAATGGTGGCTATGTATTCCCCGCTTCGATTACTTATGGAACATACGGAGTAGCTAGACGTCGTGAGGATGATAGAGTATTAGTTTACTCAACGAATTTTAAAGAAATTGGAGTAATTAGCTTCACGTTGAATGAACTGGATTACGATAAAAATGCGAATTGGGCAAATTATGTAAAAGGAGTTATCTTAACACTGAAAGAATCAGGTCATAAAATAGACTGTGGTTTTGAGTTGTTAGTTGAAGGGACGATTCCAAACGGAGCGGGACTTTCAAGTAGTGCTTCACTTGAATTACTTGTAGGGGTAGTATTAGAAGACTTGTACAACTTAGACGTAACGCGACTTGAATTAGTGAAAATGGGTAAAAAAGTTGAAAATGAATTCATTGGTGTAAATTCTGGTATCATGGATCAATTTTCCATTGGATTTGGCGAGAAAGACAAAGCGATTCTCCTTGATACCAATACGTTAGAGTATGAAATGGTTCCAGTGGTTTTGGACGACTATGCTATTGTGATTATGAATACTAATAAACGTCGTGAACTAGCAGATTCAAAATATAATGAGCGACGTGCTGAATGTGAAGAAGCACTCGCACGTCTCCAAACGAAGTTAGAGATTCATGCACTTGGAGAACTAAGCGAAGCAGAATTTGATGGAAATCAAAATCTTATTGGAGATGAAGTCCTAATTAAACGCGCGAAGCATGCAGTTTACGAAAATGAACGCACAAAAAAAGCCAAAGCAGCTCTTACTGCAGGTGATTTAGAAGAATTTGGAAAGCTATTGAATGCTTCTCATACATCTTTAAGAGATGATTATGAAGTAACCGGGATTGAATTAGATACATTGGTGGCCACTGCGCAAAAACAAGAGGGTGTGCTTGGAGCCCGTATGACTGGAGCAGGATTTGGGGGATGCGCCATCGCATTAGTAAAAGAAAGTGAAACCCACACTTTTAAAAACAATGTTTATGATGAATATATCAAAGTTGTAGGATATGCGCCTGTCTTTTATGTGGCACACATTGGTAGTGGAACTAAAGTGATTGGATGA
- the galT gene encoding UDP-glucose--hexose-1-phosphate uridylyltransferase, whose protein sequence is MMNGVETMNTCQAIYDFITIAIENGTIEENDRIYMHNQLLRLLGESEMEEITSVVETDPHVLLDTLLDKARENLTISKNQANRDMFEALLMSVITPLPSKVNANFQERYRKSPEQATDYFFELSKRNDYIKTRAIAKNIHYLAESKYGELEITINLSKPEKNPKEILAARNTPKGNYPKCLLCIENEGYFGRWNHPGRSSHRIINIELDGEEWGFQYSPYAYFNEHSIVLSKKHRPMKISREAFSRLFSFVEIMPHYFIGSNADLPIVGGSILSHDHYQAGRHNFPMAKAKVLKTFKLSDYSNISCGIVNWPMSVIRLSSLNKEELINASTYIHESWKNYSDEFLQIRAQSKDGTKHHTITPIVRRSEGKYEIDLVLRDNNVSEEYPDGIFHSHPDVQHIKKENIGLIEVMGLAILPPRLIEELHEVELHLLDKEANVPEIHQKWADELKAQGGYTEETIQSFLQTEVAKKFERVLEDAGVYKMNKDGRTGFDRFIKELQSANREVMTK, encoded by the coding sequence ATGATGAATGGGGTGGAAACGATGAACACATGTCAAGCAATTTATGATTTTATTACAATTGCAATTGAAAATGGAACCATTGAAGAAAATGACCGAATTTATATGCACAATCAACTATTACGTTTGCTTGGTGAATCGGAAATGGAGGAGATTACTAGTGTAGTCGAAACGGACCCACATGTGCTGTTAGATACGCTTTTGGATAAAGCGAGGGAAAATCTTACTATTTCTAAAAACCAGGCCAATCGTGATATGTTCGAAGCACTTTTAATGAGTGTGATTACACCACTTCCATCCAAGGTCAATGCGAATTTTCAGGAGAGATATCGCAAAAGTCCTGAACAAGCAACGGATTATTTCTTTGAACTAAGTAAACGCAATGATTATATAAAGACCCGTGCGATTGCAAAAAATATTCATTATTTAGCAGAATCAAAATATGGTGAACTTGAGATTACTATTAATTTATCCAAACCAGAGAAAAATCCAAAAGAGATCTTAGCTGCAAGAAATACACCGAAGGGTAATTATCCAAAATGTTTACTTTGTATTGAAAATGAAGGGTATTTCGGTCGCTGGAACCATCCAGGTAGAAGCAGTCACCGAATCATTAACATCGAGCTAGATGGAGAAGAATGGGGTTTTCAATATTCACCATATGCATACTTTAATGAACACTCCATCGTATTATCTAAGAAGCATCGACCAATGAAAATTTCTCGTGAGGCATTCTCCCGTTTATTTAGTTTTGTAGAAATCATGCCACATTATTTCATTGGTTCAAATGCGGATTTACCGATTGTAGGAGGATCTATCTTAAGTCATGATCACTATCAAGCTGGGCGCCATAACTTTCCAATGGCAAAGGCTAAGGTTCTTAAAACATTTAAACTATCTGACTACTCAAATATTTCTTGCGGTATTGTCAACTGGCCAATGAGTGTGATTCGCCTCTCTTCTTTAAATAAAGAAGAACTAATTAATGCCAGCACCTACATCCATGAAAGTTGGAAGAACTATTCAGATGAATTCTTACAAATTCGTGCGCAATCAAAAGATGGTACAAAACATCACACGATCACACCAATTGTGCGGCGTTCCGAAGGAAAGTATGAAATTGATCTTGTACTGCGTGATAATAATGTGAGTGAAGAATACCCTGATGGAATTTTCCACTCACATCCAGATGTACAGCATATTAAGAAAGAAAATATCGGGCTTATTGAAGTCATGGGCCTTGCAATTCTCCCTCCACGTTTGATTGAGGAACTTCATGAAGTTGAGCTGCACTTGTTAGATAAGGAAGCCAATGTTCCTGAAATCCATCAAAAATGGGCAGATGAATTAAAAGCCCAGGGTGGCTATACGGAAGAGACCATTCAAAGCTTTCTTCAAACTGAAGTTGCAAAAAAATTTGAACGCGTCTTAGAAGATGCTGGTGTTTATAAGATGAATAAAGATGGTAGAACAGGGTTTGATCGCTTTATCAAAGAATTACAAAGCGCAAATCGAGAGGTGATGACGAAATGA